A region from the Citrobacter telavivensis genome encodes:
- a CDS encoding autotransporter outer membrane beta-barrel domain-containing protein, translating into MSIKQHNENTGADRLTEFKIRSASIQLATIGAIGLNAIVFSPLVVAADLGSQNGTNITVNDGDRITGDNVDPYGSIYGVMTPTGNTPGNINLGNNVTVNVNDPSGYAKGIILQGDNSTLTANQLTVNVVGQTAAVGITLNGNYTHADLGTGSTIKSNGNGVIVGHSSTLLASQLSIENANGTGLSINDYGSSADLGSGSQIKTEGGSGVYIGGLNGNSANGVARFTATDLTIDVQGNSALGINVQRNSVVDLGTNSIIKTNGSYAHGIWSFGQVNASGLTVDVNGTDANGIEVRGGTTTIGEGSHISSALGGGLVTSGTGATINFSGSTAQRNSILSGGSYGASAQSATAVINLQNTDITVDRNGSLALGLWTLGGGKITGDNLSITGTAGTRGVYAMTNSQIDLTNDLVIDMSTPDQMAIATQHNDGYAASRINASGQMLINGSVLSRGGVINLDMHSGSVWTGSSFSDNINGGTLDVAMDNSVWNVTSHSNLDTLALTHSTVDFASHASTASAFTTLNVANLSGSSTFVMRADVVGEGDGVNNAGDLLNVSGSSAGNHVLTIRNQGSEATTGNEVLTVVQTPDGAASFTASSQVELGGYLYDVRKNGTNWELYASGTAPEPAPDPTPDPAQPPVVKPSPAPKPTTTADAGGNYLNVGYLMNYVENRTLMQRMGDLRNQSKEGNIWLRGYGGSLDSFASGKLSGFDMGYSGIQFGGDKRLSDATPLYVGLFIGSTRASPDYREGDGTARSDYMGMYASYMAQSGFYSDLVVKASRQKNSFHVLDSQNNGVSASGSTNGFSVSLEAGQKFSLNQPGHGFYIEPQAQFTYSDQNDMDMKASNGLNIHLSHYDSMLGRASIVLGYDVTAGNSRLNMYVKTGGIREFSGDTEYRLNRSREKHSFKGNGWNNGVGVSAQFNKQHTLYLEADYTQGNAFDQKQVNGGYRFSF; encoded by the coding sequence ATGAGCATCAAACAACACAATGAAAATACTGGGGCCGATCGCCTCACTGAATTTAAAATACGTTCTGCCTCAATTCAACTGGCGACGATCGGCGCTATTGGTTTGAATGCCATTGTCTTTTCGCCATTAGTGGTTGCTGCTGATTTAGGCAGTCAAAATGGTACCAATATTACAGTTAATGATGGTGACAGAATTACAGGAGATAACGTCGATCCTTACGGGAGCATCTATGGCGTAATGACCCCTACAGGCAATACTCCTGGCAACATCAACCTGGGTAATAATGTTACCGTCAATGTCAACGACCCCTCCGGATATGCAAAGGGGATCATTCTTCAGGGTGACAACAGCACCCTGACAGCTAACCAACTGACAGTAAACGTTGTCGGTCAGACCGCTGCCGTCGGCATTACCTTAAATGGTAACTATACGCATGCTGACTTAGGTACGGGCAGCACCATTAAAAGTAACGGTAACGGCGTCATTGTTGGCCATAGCTCTACGCTATTAGCCAGCCAACTCTCCATTGAAAACGCGAACGGAACAGGCTTAAGCATCAACGACTATGGCAGCAGTGCCGATCTTGGTAGCGGAAGCCAAATCAAAACCGAGGGTGGCTCAGGGGTTTATATCGGTGGTCTCAACGGTAATTCAGCTAACGGTGTTGCACGTTTTACCGCGACAGATCTGACGATCGATGTTCAGGGTAACAGCGCCTTAGGCATAAACGTACAGAGAAACTCTGTTGTCGACCTGGGAACAAACAGCATCATTAAAACCAATGGCAGCTATGCGCACGGCATCTGGAGCTTTGGCCAGGTTAATGCGAGTGGACTCACAGTGGATGTGAATGGTACTGACGCCAATGGAATTGAAGTGCGTGGTGGAACGACCACTATCGGTGAAGGCAGCCACATTTCTTCCGCCCTGGGGGGTGGACTCGTGACCAGCGGCACAGGCGCAACGATCAATTTTTCCGGTTCGACAGCGCAACGGAACAGCATACTCTCTGGCGGTTCTTACGGTGCCTCTGCCCAGAGCGCAACGGCCGTTATCAACTTGCAAAACACCGACATTACGGTGGATCGCAATGGCAGCCTGGCGCTGGGTTTGTGGACACTTGGCGGCGGTAAAATAACCGGTGATAATCTGAGTATCACTGGCACGGCGGGAACCCGGGGGGTTTACGCCATGACTAACAGCCAGATCGATCTGACAAACGATTTGGTCATTGATATGAGCACGCCCGACCAGATGGCCATCGCGACTCAACATAACGATGGCTATGCTGCCAGTCGAATCAACGCCTCGGGACAAATGCTGATCAATGGCAGCGTACTTTCCAGAGGTGGGGTGATCAATCTGGACATGCATTCCGGATCTGTCTGGACGGGTTCCTCCTTCAGCGACAATATCAATGGCGGGACACTGGACGTCGCAATGGATAATAGCGTCTGGAACGTGACGAGCCATTCCAACCTCGATACGCTGGCGCTGACTCATTCAACCGTCGATTTTGCCAGCCACGCCTCAACCGCCAGCGCATTTACCACGTTAAACGTCGCGAACCTGAGCGGTAGCAGCACTTTTGTTATGCGTGCCGATGTCGTTGGCGAGGGGGATGGCGTTAATAACGCAGGAGATTTACTGAATGTCAGCGGAAGCAGTGCCGGTAATCACGTATTGACCATCCGCAACCAGGGCAGCGAGGCGACAACGGGAAATGAAGTCCTGACCGTTGTCCAGACTCCCGACGGTGCGGCCTCATTCACCGCTTCTTCTCAGGTTGAGCTGGGGGGATATCTGTATGATGTGCGTAAAAATGGGACCAACTGGGAACTTTACGCTTCCGGGACAGCTCCGGAGCCGGCTCCTGATCCAACACCAGATCCGGCTCAGCCTCCCGTCGTAAAACCCTCTCCCGCGCCTAAGCCAACCACGACCGCAGATGCTGGCGGCAATTATCTCAACGTCGGTTATCTGATGAACTATGTCGAAAACCGCACGCTGATGCAACGGATGGGCGACCTGAGAAATCAGAGCAAGGAAGGTAATATCTGGCTTCGCGGTTACGGGGGAAGCCTGGACTCTTTCGCCAGTGGCAAACTGAGCGGCTTTGACATGGGTTACAGCGGTATACAGTTTGGCGGAGATAAACGTCTCTCTGATGCAACGCCGTTGTATGTGGGTCTGTTTATTGGTTCAACGCGCGCGTCGCCAGACTATCGCGAAGGCGATGGTACTGCACGTTCAGACTACATGGGGATGTACGCCAGCTACATGGCACAAAGCGGATTTTACAGCGATCTGGTTGTAAAAGCGTCACGCCAGAAAAATAGCTTTCATGTACTGGACAGCCAGAACAACGGCGTTAGCGCCAGCGGTAGCACCAATGGATTCAGCGTCTCTCTGGAAGCCGGGCAGAAATTCAGCCTGAACCAACCTGGTCATGGGTTCTATATTGAACCACAGGCCCAGTTCACTTACAGCGACCAAAATGACATGGATATGAAGGCGAGTAATGGCCTCAATATCCATCTGAGCCACTACGATTCGATGCTGGGGCGTGCCAGCATAGTACTGGGGTATGACGTCACCGCAGGTAACAGCCGGTTGAATATGTATGTGAAGACCGGCGGTATCCGTGAGTTTTCAGGGGATACAGAGTATCGGCTGAACCGCTCCCGGGAGAAACACAGCTTCAAAGGTAATGGCTGGAACAACGGCGTGGGTGTGAGTGCACAGTTCAACAAGCAGCACACGCTCTACCTCGAAGCCGATTACACGCAGGGAAATGCTTTTGATCAGAAGCAAGTCAACGGCGGATATCGCTTCAGCTTTTAA
- the ompC gene encoding porin OmpC, protein MKRKVLAMLVPALLIAGAAHAAEVYNKNGNKVDLYGKVDGLHYFSDDSGSDGDQTYARLGFKGETQIMDQLTGYGQWEYNIQANGTEGDKGDSATRLAFAGLGFGQNGTFDYGRNYGVIYDVEAWTDMLPEFGGDSYTQTDVYMLGRTNGVATYRNKDFFGQVDGLNFALQYQGNNEGSGGFAGQEGSGNSTNRKLAQENGDGFGMSTSYDFDFGLSLGAAYANSDRTDNQVTRGYGDRSHANNYAGGETAEAWTLGAKYDANNIYLATMYAETRNMTYYGSGKGETTGGIANQTKNFEAVAQYQFDFGLRPSIAYLVSKGKELGGQDHDGDGNPRYTDKDLVKYVDVGMTYYFNKNMSTYVDYKINLLDNDDHFYADNGIATDDVVALGLVYQF, encoded by the coding sequence ATGAAAAGAAAAGTATTGGCAATGCTTGTTCCTGCATTACTTATTGCTGGCGCGGCACATGCAGCTGAAGTCTATAATAAAAATGGCAATAAAGTAGATCTCTACGGAAAAGTGGATGGTTTACACTATTTTTCAGACGACAGCGGCAGCGATGGCGATCAGACCTACGCCCGTCTTGGCTTCAAAGGCGAAACCCAGATCATGGACCAACTGACCGGCTACGGTCAGTGGGAATACAACATCCAGGCCAATGGTACCGAAGGCGACAAAGGCGATTCCGCAACTCGTCTGGCCTTTGCCGGTTTAGGTTTCGGCCAGAATGGTACCTTTGACTATGGTCGTAACTACGGCGTGATTTACGACGTAGAAGCCTGGACCGATATGCTGCCAGAATTTGGTGGCGACAGCTACACTCAGACCGATGTGTATATGCTGGGTCGTACTAACGGTGTTGCCACCTACCGTAATAAAGATTTCTTCGGTCAGGTTGATGGCCTGAACTTTGCGCTGCAATATCAGGGTAACAATGAAGGTTCAGGCGGATTCGCTGGGCAAGAAGGTTCTGGTAACAGCACCAACCGTAAGCTGGCTCAAGAAAACGGCGACGGTTTCGGTATGTCCACCTCCTACGACTTTGACTTTGGTCTGAGCCTGGGCGCGGCTTACGCCAATTCCGATCGTACCGATAATCAGGTTACTCGTGGTTATGGCGATCGTTCCCATGCCAACAACTATGCTGGCGGTGAAACAGCAGAAGCCTGGACCCTGGGTGCGAAATACGACGCGAACAATATCTATCTGGCCACGATGTATGCTGAAACCCGCAACATGACTTACTACGGCAGTGGCAAAGGTGAAACAACTGGCGGTATCGCTAACCAGACTAAAAACTTTGAAGCGGTCGCGCAATACCAGTTCGATTTCGGTCTGCGCCCATCCATCGCCTACCTGGTATCTAAAGGTAAGGAACTGGGTGGTCAGGATCACGATGGTGATGGTAACCCACGTTACACCGACAAAGATCTGGTGAAATATGTTGATGTAGGTATGACTTACTACTTCAACAAAAACATGTCTACCTACGTTGATTACAAAATTAACCTGCTGGACAATGATGACCACTTCTATGCAGACAACGGCATCGCGACTGATGACGTGGTTGCCCTGGGCTTAGTGTATCAGTTCTAA
- a CDS encoding phosphohydrolase, whose translation MDLQHWQSQFEAWLGNHHTRQDTAHDIFHFRRVWATSRKLMEGQDVDGLVVLTACYFHDIVSLAKNHPDRHRSSVLAAAETCRILIQDFPTFPEPRLASVCHAIEAHSFSANIVPLTLEAKIVQDADRLEALGAIGLARVFAVSGALGVALFDGEDPFAERRALNDKQFALDHFQTKLLALPGTMQTERGRELARHNAAFLVNYMAKLSAELKGEYESVDPVVIHAFRPSHS comes from the coding sequence GTGGATCTTCAGCACTGGCAATCACAATTTGAAGCGTGGCTAGGTAACCATCACACCCGGCAGGATACCGCGCATGATATCTTTCATTTTCGCCGCGTCTGGGCAACATCCCGGAAACTGATGGAAGGACAGGACGTAGATGGGCTGGTCGTGCTGACAGCCTGTTATTTCCATGACATTGTCAGTCTTGCCAAAAATCATCCGGATCGCCATCGCTCGTCGGTTCTGGCGGCTGCTGAAACTTGCCGTATCCTCATCCAGGACTTTCCGACCTTCCCCGAACCGCGACTGGCGTCGGTTTGCCATGCGATCGAGGCCCACAGTTTTAGCGCGAACATTGTCCCGCTTACTCTGGAAGCAAAAATCGTTCAGGATGCTGACAGACTTGAGGCGCTGGGCGCGATAGGGCTGGCACGGGTCTTTGCGGTTTCGGGCGCGTTAGGCGTGGCGCTTTTTGATGGTGAAGATCCCTTTGCAGAGCGGCGTGCGCTTAACGATAAACAGTTCGCCCTCGATCACTTCCAGACCAAACTACTGGCGTTGCCCGGCACCATGCAAACCGAGCGTGGACGTGAACTGGCCCGGCATAATGCGGCGTTCCTGGTAAACTACATGGCAAAACTGAGTGCTGAGCTAAAAGGGGAGTATGAGTCTGTCGATCCTGTGGTGATCCACGCATTTCGCCCCAGCCACTCGTAA
- the dcm gene encoding DNA (cytosine-5-)-methyltransferase produces the protein MQQNLSVTGSLVPATDSNADAVQALLAKLLEIYDVKTLVAHLNGIGENHWSPAILKRVVANASAWHRLSERESAFLRSLLPTPPAHHPHYAFRFIDLFAGIGGIRRGFEAIGGQCVFTSEWNKHAVRTYKANYYCDPASHHFNEDIRDITLSHHEGVSDSQAAEHIRQHVPQHDVLLAGFPCQPFSLAGVSKKNALGRAHGFACDTQGTLFFDVVRIIDACRPPIFVLENVKNLKSHDRGKTFRIIMQTLDELGYDVADAEDNGPDDPKIIDGKHFLPQHRERIVLVGFRRDLNLKRDFTLRDIRTRYPQRRTTLAELLEPVVEAKYVLTPVLWKYLYRYAKKHQAKGNGFGYGMVYPANPNSVTRTLSARYYKDGAEILIDRGWDFAAGEVNFDDPQNQQHRPRRLTPRECARLMGFESPQGYQFRIPVSDTQAYRQFGNSVVVPAFAAVATLLEEKIKAAVALRQQENVHGGRSR, from the coding sequence ATGCAGCAAAATCTTTCAGTAACAGGTTCGCTGGTTCCCGCGACAGACAGCAATGCAGACGCTGTGCAGGCGCTGTTGGCGAAATTGTTGGAAATTTATGATGTTAAAACGCTGGTGGCTCACCTGAATGGAATCGGCGAGAACCACTGGAGTCCGGCTATTTTAAAACGCGTGGTGGCGAATGCCTCGGCATGGCATCGATTAAGCGAACGAGAGTCGGCGTTTTTACGCTCTCTGTTGCCCACGCCGCCTGCGCACCATCCTCACTATGCCTTTCGGTTTATTGATCTCTTTGCTGGCATTGGCGGTATTCGTCGCGGATTTGAAGCGATAGGCGGGCAGTGCGTGTTTACCAGCGAGTGGAACAAACATGCGGTGCGCACCTATAAAGCCAACTATTACTGCGACCCGGCGAGCCACCATTTTAATGAAGACATTCGCGATATCACGCTCAGCCATCACGAAGGCGTTAGCGACAGTCAGGCGGCAGAACATATTCGCCAGCATGTGCCTCAGCACGATGTCCTGTTGGCAGGCTTCCCGTGTCAGCCATTTTCGCTTGCCGGCGTGTCGAAGAAAAATGCGCTGGGACGAGCCCATGGCTTTGCCTGCGATACCCAGGGAACATTGTTCTTTGACGTCGTGCGCATCATTGACGCCTGCCGTCCGCCGATTTTCGTTCTGGAAAATGTGAAGAACCTGAAGAGTCACGATCGGGGCAAAACGTTCCGCATCATTATGCAAACGCTGGATGAGCTGGGCTACGACGTCGCTGATGCAGAGGATAACGGCCCGGACGATCCGAAAATTATAGATGGCAAACATTTCTTGCCACAGCACCGGGAGCGTATTGTGCTGGTTGGATTTCGTCGCGATCTGAATCTGAAGCGCGATTTTACCCTGCGTGATATCAGGACGCGTTATCCTCAGCGGCGCACTACTCTGGCGGAGCTGTTAGAACCGGTAGTCGAAGCCAAATATGTACTGACGCCCGTTCTATGGAAATATCTCTACCGCTACGCGAAAAAGCATCAGGCGAAAGGCAACGGTTTTGGCTACGGCATGGTCTATCCCGCGAATCCGAATAGTGTGACGCGCACGCTTTCCGCGCGCTATTACAAAGATGGTGCAGAAATCCTGATCGACCGTGGCTGGGATTTTGCTGCCGGGGAAGTAAACTTCGACGATCCGCAAAACCAGCAGCATCGTCCACGCCGCTTAACCCCGAGAGAGTGCGCGCGGCTGATGGGTTTTGAATCGCCGCAGGGATACCAGTTCCGTATCCCCGTTTCTGACACCCAGGCCTATCGCCAGTTTGGTAACTCCGTCGTGGTGCCCGCATTCGCCGCCGTGGCGACGTTGCTGGAAGAGAAAATTAAAGCAGCTGTCGCGTTACGCCAGCAAGAGAACGTGCATGGCGGACGTTCACGATAA
- the vsr gene encoding DNA mismatch endonuclease Vsr: MADVHDKATRSKNMRAIATRDTAIEKRLAGLLAEQGLDYRVQDASLPGRPDFVLDEYRCVIFTHGCFWHHHHCYLFKVPATRTDFWLDKIGKNVERDRRDIQRLQVLGWRVLIVWECALRGREKLADVALSERLEEWICGGGSPAQIDTQGMHLL, translated from the coding sequence ATGGCGGACGTTCACGATAAGGCAACGCGCAGTAAAAATATGCGGGCCATCGCGACCCGCGATACTGCCATCGAAAAACGGTTGGCGGGACTGCTGGCGGAGCAGGGACTCGACTATCGCGTTCAGGATGCATCGCTGCCTGGGCGTCCCGATTTTGTACTGGATGAATACCGCTGCGTGATTTTTACCCACGGCTGTTTCTGGCATCACCATCATTGCTACCTGTTTAAAGTGCCGGCTACGCGCACAGACTTCTGGCTGGATAAGATCGGTAAAAACGTGGAGCGCGATCGCCGTGATATCCAGCGTTTGCAGGTACTTGGCTGGCGGGTGCTGATCGTTTGGGAATGTGCATTACGAGGGCGGGAGAAGCTCGCTGACGTTGCGCTGTCTGAACGTCTTGAAGAATGGATCTGCGGCGGAGGCTCGCCCGCGCAGATCGACACTCAGGGGATGCATTTACTGTAA
- the yedA gene encoding drug/metabolite exporter YedA has translation MRFRQLLPLFSALFALYIIWGSTYFVIRIGVESWPPLMMAGVRFLTAGGVLTAFLLLRGHKLPPLRPLLNAALIGILLLAVGNGLVTVAEHQDVPSGIAAVVVATVPLFTLCFSHFFGIKTRKLEWMGIAIGLAGIVMLNSGGNLSGNPWGAILILIGSISWAFGSVYGSRITLPTGMMAGAIEMLAAGIVLMCASLISGEKLTALPSLSGFLAVGYLAVFGSIIAINAYMYLIRNVSPALATSYAYVNPVVAVLLGTGLGGERLALIEWLALGVIVFAVVLVTLGKYLFPAKPTLDAVENEKTLQ, from the coding sequence ATGCGTTTCAGGCAGTTGTTACCGCTTTTCAGCGCACTGTTCGCGCTGTATATCATCTGGGGTTCCACCTATTTCGTCATCCGTATCGGTGTGGAGAGTTGGCCGCCGCTGATGATGGCTGGCGTCCGTTTTCTCACCGCCGGGGGAGTGTTAACCGCCTTTTTACTGTTGCGCGGTCATAAACTTCCGCCGCTTCGCCCGCTGCTTAACGCGGCGCTGATTGGTATTTTACTGCTGGCCGTCGGCAACGGCCTGGTCACGGTGGCAGAGCATCAGGACGTCCCCTCCGGCATCGCGGCGGTCGTGGTGGCAACAGTCCCACTGTTCACCCTGTGCTTCAGCCATTTCTTTGGCATCAAAACCCGCAAGCTGGAGTGGATGGGGATTGCCATTGGCCTGGCGGGGATCGTGATGCTCAACAGCGGTGGCAACCTGAGCGGCAATCCGTGGGGGGCGATATTGATTCTGATTGGTTCAATCAGTTGGGCGTTTGGTTCCGTCTACGGTTCCCGCATTACACTGCCGACAGGAATGATGGCGGGTGCCATTGAGATGCTCGCCGCCGGGATCGTGCTGATGTGTGCTTCGCTTATCAGCGGTGAAAAACTGACCGCGCTACCGTCACTGTCAGGCTTTCTGGCGGTCGGCTATCTGGCGGTGTTTGGATCCATCATCGCCATCAACGCCTATATGTATTTGATCCGTAACGTCAGCCCCGCACTGGCAACCAGCTACGCCTACGTGAACCCGGTCGTTGCGGTGTTACTGGGGACGGGACTGGGAGGTGAACGTCTGGCACTGATTGAATGGCTGGCGTTGGGGGTTATCGTTTTTGCGGTGGTTCTGGTGACGCTGGGGAAATATCTTTTCCCTGCCAAACCGACGCTTGACGCGGTGGAAAACGAAAAAACGTTACAGTAA
- a CDS encoding DUF808 family protein — protein sequence MILAGSSLLTLLDDIATLLDDISMMGKLAAKKTAGVLGDDLSLNAQQVTGVRANRELPVVWSVAKGSLVNKVILVPLALLISAFIPWAITPLLMIGGAFLCFEGVEKVLHTLESRKHKEDPAERQRRLEALAAQDPLAFEKDKIKGAVRTDFILSAEIVAITLGIVAEAPLLNQVLVLSGIALVVTIGVYGLVGLIVKLDDMGYWLAEKTSVLAQALGKGLLVVAPWLMKSLSVVGTLAMFLVGGGIVVHGVAPLHHAIEQFAQQQSAVVALILPTLLNLVLGFIIGAIVVLLVKAVARVRGVAH from the coding sequence ATAATTTTGGCAGGAAGTAGCTTACTGACCTTACTCGATGATATCGCCACGCTGTTGGATGACATCTCGATGATGGGCAAACTGGCCGCGAAGAAAACCGCTGGCGTTCTGGGGGATGACCTGTCGCTTAACGCGCAGCAGGTGACGGGGGTTAGAGCGAATCGTGAGCTGCCGGTGGTCTGGAGCGTGGCGAAAGGCTCGCTCGTCAACAAAGTGATCCTTGTGCCGCTGGCGTTGCTCATCAGTGCCTTTATTCCCTGGGCTATTACCCCGTTGTTAATGATTGGCGGCGCCTTCCTCTGTTTTGAAGGGGTGGAGAAAGTTCTGCATACCCTCGAATCGCGAAAACACAAAGAAGATCCGGCTGAACGACAACGGCGGCTGGAAGCGCTGGCGGCGCAGGATCCGCTGGCGTTTGAAAAAGATAAAATCAAAGGCGCGGTGCGAACCGACTTTATTCTCTCTGCGGAGATTGTGGCGATCACGCTGGGGATTGTGGCCGAGGCGCCGTTGCTCAATCAGGTGCTGGTCCTGTCGGGGATCGCGCTGGTGGTGACAATTGGCGTTTATGGCCTGGTCGGACTGATTGTTAAGCTGGATGATATGGGCTACTGGCTGGCGGAAAAAACCAGCGTGCTGGCGCAGGCGTTAGGTAAAGGTTTGCTGGTTGTCGCGCCGTGGCTGATGAAATCATTGTCGGTGGTTGGCACGCTGGCGATGTTCCTGGTGGGCGGCGGGATTGTGGTGCACGGCGTTGCGCCGTTACATCATGCCATTGAACAGTTCGCCCAACAGCAAAGCGCCGTGGTGGCATTGATTTTGCCGACGCTTCTTAATCTGGTGCTGGGCTTTATCATCGGCGCGATCGTCGTGCTGCTGGTAAAAGCCGTGGCCAGAGTGCGCGGGGTGGCGCACTAA
- a CDS encoding DUF2158 domain-containing protein, producing the protein MVFSVSEEVTVKEGGPRMIVTGYSSGMVECRWYDGFGVKRKAFHENELVSGDARQRCE; encoded by the coding sequence ATGGTTTTTTCGGTCAGTGAGGAAGTGACTGTGAAAGAGGGCGGTCCACGCATGATTGTCACCGGCTATTCCAGCGGTATGGTGGAGTGTCGGTGGTATGATGGGTTTGGCGTCAAGCGAAAAGCATTCCATGAGAATGAACTCGTTTCCGGTGATGCCAGACAACGGTGTGAATGA
- the yedQ gene encoding cellulose biosynthesis regulator YedQ has protein sequence MPHETTMENWGWLKTLARRLGPGHVVNLCFLIVMLFSTLLTWREVVVLEDAYISSQRNHLENVANALDKQLQFNVDKLLFLRDGMHEALITPLGFSVLKDAVTHFEQLRHSRVWQLELDKRRTLPLNGVSDSFVNQTQLLSRDNESLDNELTAALEVGYLLRLAITRASLSLQAMYVSRAGFYVSTLPTSLSSEITTRYYDYVIQPWFTEQSQRKNRTRGVRWFTSPSPELSYEQQRVTVSVPLDNNYYWLGVLAMTIPVSAVERFMDEAIDKDVEGEYQLYDSKLKLLAASTPELRNAKTFDERELAMLAHDIEQDTVGGLRMGSRYISWERLDHFDGVLVRVHTLSEGVHGDFGSISIALALLWALFTAMLIISWVVIRHMVSNMFVLQSSLQWQAWHDTLTRLYNRGALFEKAKQLTQRCRTQKQPLSVIQIDLDHFKSINDRFGHQAGDRVLTHAAGLISGTLRTYDVAGRVGGEEFCVVLPETSLAQAEQIAERIRQRLNEKEILVAKSATLRISASLGVSSTQETGDYDFEQLQSLADRRLYQAKQAGRNRVCAADRG, from the coding sequence GTGCCGCACGAAACAACGATGGAAAACTGGGGCTGGCTGAAAACGCTGGCGCGGCGACTCGGCCCTGGCCATGTCGTGAATCTCTGTTTTCTGATCGTCATGCTCTTTTCAACCCTGCTGACCTGGCGGGAAGTGGTTGTCCTGGAAGACGCTTATATCTCAAGCCAGCGCAATCATCTGGAAAATGTCGCCAACGCCCTCGACAAGCAACTGCAATTCAATGTGGATAAACTGCTGTTTCTGCGTGACGGGATGCACGAGGCGCTGATCACCCCACTGGGATTTTCCGTCTTAAAAGATGCGGTTACCCATTTTGAACAGTTACGTCATTCGCGCGTCTGGCAGCTAGAACTGGATAAGCGACGAACGCTGCCGCTGAATGGCGTTTCTGATTCGTTTGTGAATCAAACTCAGTTGCTCTCGCGTGACAACGAATCGCTGGATAACGAACTGACTGCCGCGCTGGAAGTCGGCTATCTGCTGCGCCTGGCGATCACCCGCGCGTCCCTGTCACTACAGGCGATGTATGTCTCACGCGCGGGATTTTACGTCTCCACGCTGCCGACATCGCTCTCGAGCGAAATTACCACCCGCTACTACGACTACGTGATTCAACCCTGGTTTACCGAGCAGTCGCAGCGAAAAAACCGGACGCGCGGCGTGCGCTGGTTTACCTCGCCGTCACCCGAACTCAGCTATGAGCAACAGCGTGTAACCGTCAGTGTACCGTTGGATAACAACTATTACTGGCTCGGGGTGCTGGCGATGACGATCCCCGTTTCAGCGGTAGAACGGTTTATGGATGAGGCTATCGACAAGGATGTGGAAGGGGAGTACCAACTCTACGACAGTAAACTGAAACTGCTGGCAGCCTCAACGCCGGAACTGAGAAATGCAAAGACGTTTGACGAGCGCGAACTGGCGATGCTGGCGCATGATATTGAGCAGGATACGGTAGGCGGTTTGCGCATGGGGAGCCGCTATATTAGCTGGGAACGGCTGGACCATTTTGATGGTGTGCTGGTGCGGGTACATACCTTAAGCGAAGGAGTACACGGCGATTTCGGCAGCATCAGTATTGCGCTGGCGTTACTGTGGGCGCTGTTCACCGCGATGCTGATCATCTCCTGGGTGGTTATTCGCCATATGGTCAGCAATATGTTTGTGCTGCAAAGTTCACTTCAGTGGCAGGCATGGCACGATACGCTGACCCGCTTGTATAACCGCGGGGCGCTGTTTGAAAAAGCCAAACAGCTGACCCAGCGTTGTCGAACGCAAAAACAACCGCTGTCGGTTATTCAGATCGACCTGGATCACTTCAAAAGCATCAACGACCGTTTTGGCCACCAGGCCGGGGATCGGGTGTTAACGCATGCCGCAGGTTTAATCAGCGGCACATTGCGTACTTATGATGTTGCCGGCCGCGTGGGCGGGGAGGAGTTCTGTGTGGTTCTGCCAGAAACGTCTCTGGCGCAGGCGGAGCAGATAGCTGAACGTATCCGCCAGCGGCTGAATGAGAAAGAGATTCTGGTGGCGAAAAGCGCAACGCTGCGGATAAGTGCCTCACTCGGGGTGAGTAGCACCCAGGAAACCGGGGACTACGATTTTGAGCAACTCCAGTCGCTGGCGGACCGCAGACTCTACCAGGCAAAACAGGCGGGACGTAACCGGGTTTGCGCGGCGGATCGGGGCTAA